One segment of Podarcis muralis chromosome 17, rPodMur119.hap1.1, whole genome shotgun sequence DNA contains the following:
- the LOC114587945 gene encoding uncharacterized protein LOC114587945, which yields MSASTKMRSRKQRQRPTDSPGTRMELRKRCRRTTSNEQQVEESCRYRKKAATNYKFLCREECLFLTEGNEVVKFDVNGISLSRLQQKNDIRWMTTWVHYFRVQGPGRGRFLVTFSQVSDEQNKLLVLTKDIDHKQLKVFSCDMPNKPHTKGKRFDITKLSADDLKCHLFFMDKEKNGEVVQLKCPEDTTHYIHASRTLFLKYRDTDVTDGSIFRFRLRKAVQP from the exons ATGTCAGCCAGCACCAAGATGAGAAGCAGAAAGCAAAGGCAGAGACCTACAGATAGC CCCGGCACAAGGATGGAACTGAGGAAACGATGCCGAAGAACGACAAGTAAC gAACAGCAAGTGGAAGAAAGCTGCAGATATAGAAAGAAA GCAGCAACAAATTATAAGTTTCTCTGCCGAGAAGAATGTTTATTCTTAACAGAGGGCAATGAAGTAGTGAAGTTTGATGTGAATGGAATCTCTCTCTCTAGACTCCAGCAAAAAAATG ATATCAGATGGATGACTACCTGGGTCCATTACTTCCGTGTTCAAG GCCCAGGTCGTGGCAGGTTTCTAGTTACTTTTAGCCAAGTGTCCGATGAACAAAACAAATTGCTGGTGCTGACCAAAGACATTGACCACAAGCAACTGAAG GTGTTTTCATGCGATATGCCGAATAAGCCACATACTAAGGGCAAAAGGTTTGATATCACTAAG CTAAGTGCAGATGATCTAAAATGTCATCTTTTCTTCatggataaagaaaaaaatggaGAAGTGGTACAGCTTAAGTGCCCTGAAGATACAACACACTATATTCATGCGAGTCGGACACTGTTTCTAAAGTACAGAGACACAGATGTGACGGATGGATCAATATTCCGCTTCAGG